A genomic segment from Sulfitobacter mediterraneus encodes:
- a CDS encoding 2-dehydro-3-deoxy-6-phosphogalactonate aldolase — protein sequence MSRPIIAILRGVTPDEAVPIGTALIDAGIDRIEVPLNSPDPLRSIEALAKAFGDHALIGAGTVLTPKNVTDVADCGGKLIVSPDCNSDVIKATKAAGMLSFPGVMSPSECFAALRHGADGLKFFPSFLVGTAGLKAISAVLPKGTQTFAVGGVGPDNFAEWRAAGVTGFGIGTGVFTPGLTAAEVGAKAQAITAAFDEAWT from the coding sequence ATGAGCCGCCCCATCATTGCCATCCTGCGCGGTGTCACCCCGGATGAGGCTGTGCCCATCGGCACGGCGCTGATCGATGCGGGCATCGACCGGATCGAAGTGCCCTTGAACTCACCCGATCCCCTGCGCAGCATCGAAGCCTTGGCAAAGGCGTTTGGCGATCACGCGCTGATCGGAGCGGGCACAGTGCTGACCCCCAAGAACGTGACCGATGTTGCGGATTGTGGTGGCAAATTGATCGTATCTCCCGATTGCAACAGCGACGTCATCAAGGCCACCAAGGCCGCAGGCATGTTGTCCTTTCCCGGCGTGATGAGCCCGAGCGAGTGCTTTGCCGCCCTGCGTCACGGGGCTGACGGGTTGAAATTCTTTCCGTCCTTTCTGGTTGGCACTGCGGGTCTCAAGGCGATCTCAGCGGTGCTGCCCAAAGGCACGCAGACTTTTGCGGTCGGCGGTGTGGGGCCGGACAACTTTGCCGAGTGGCGGGCGGCAGGGGTTACAGGTTTTGGCATCGGGACCGGCGTTTTCACCCCAGGCCTGACCGCAGCAGAGGTCGGCGCAAAGGCGCAGGCCATCACCGCAGCTTTTGATGAGGCATGGACATGA
- a CDS encoding MurR/RpiR family transcriptional regulator, translating to MSEAPLTISDRIQEKLDDLTRAERQLAHSILENYPASGLGPLTALAKDANVSVPTVARMVQKLGFKGYPDFQSELREELKAKAKDPIEKHDTWAENAPSGHMLNRFTEAVIDNIRHTLGQIDPKGFDEACKLVADDQRHLYIVGGRITHTLAEYLFLHMQVIRPKITHIQSTSNTWPHYLLDVKEGDVFVIYDVRRYENNTLKLAEMAHAQGAKIILFTDQWRSPVHQLAQISLSSRIVVPSAWDSAVTTMLLTETMISAVQNLSWGDTKERMEELEEIFDQTRLFRKFT from the coding sequence ATGTCTGAGGCACCACTGACAATTTCAGATCGCATTCAGGAAAAGCTGGATGATCTGACCCGCGCCGAGCGGCAGTTGGCCCATTCCATCCTCGAAAACTACCCTGCTTCCGGCCTTGGCCCGCTGACGGCGCTGGCCAAGGATGCCAATGTATCGGTGCCCACAGTGGCGCGGATGGTGCAAAAGCTGGGGTTCAAAGGGTATCCCGATTTTCAGTCCGAACTGCGCGAGGAACTCAAGGCCAAAGCCAAAGACCCGATTGAGAAACACGACACATGGGCCGAAAACGCCCCGTCCGGACATATGCTCAACCGGTTTACCGAGGCGGTGATCGACAACATTCGCCACACCCTTGGCCAGATTGATCCCAAAGGTTTTGATGAGGCCTGCAAACTGGTCGCTGATGACCAGCGGCACCTCTATATCGTCGGCGGGCGTATCACCCATACGCTGGCGGAATATCTGTTTTTGCACATGCAGGTGATCCGCCCCAAGATCACCCATATTCAATCGACCTCAAACACATGGCCGCACTACCTTCTGGATGTAAAAGAGGGCGATGTTTTTGTAATCTACGACGTGCGCCGATATGAAAACAACACGCTGAAGCTGGCGGAAATGGCCCATGCGCAGGGTGCCAAAATCATCCTCTTTACCGATCAATGGCGTTCACCCGTGCATCAACTGGCCCAGATCAGCCTGTCCAGCCGGATTGTCGTGCCGTCTGCTTGGGACAGTGCGGTAACGACGATGCTTTTGACCGAAACGATGATCTCCGCAGTTCAGAACCTCAGTTGGGGCGATACCAAAGAACGCATGGAAGAGTTGGAAGAAATATTCGACCAAACCAGATTGTTCCGCAAATTTACCTGA
- a CDS encoding 2-dehydro-3-deoxygalactonokinase encodes MNAVEWIAVDWGTSALRVWLMGADAPRLLRSDKGMGGLAPDQFEAALLDLVGPYLEGPVPVIACGMVGARQGWAEAPYAKVPCAPPGIGNATRPTVADARLDMHILPGVSQDRPADVMRGEETQIAGFLAQTPDYDGVLCLPGTHTKWAHISAGEIVSFQTAMTGELFALLSGQSVLRHSIGTGWDDAAFAEALSDAMSRPQAIAAKLFQIRAESLLHPPAPDSARARLSGLLIGLELAATKPYWLGQRIALIGDSALCARYAEALAAQGLQPEHTNADEMTLAGLSAAYQSLKETSS; translated from the coding sequence GAGCGGATGCGCCCCGGCTTTTGCGATCTGACAAGGGCATGGGCGGGCTGGCACCCGATCAATTTGAAGCGGCCCTGCTGGATCTGGTTGGCCCTTACCTTGAAGGGCCTGTGCCGGTGATCGCTTGCGGCATGGTCGGTGCGCGTCAGGGCTGGGCCGAGGCGCCCTATGCCAAGGTGCCATGTGCGCCGCCGGGGATCGGCAATGCCACCCGGCCAACGGTGGCTGATGCGCGGCTCGATATGCATATTCTGCCCGGTGTGTCTCAGGACAGGCCTGCCGATGTGATGCGCGGCGAAGAAACCCAGATCGCCGGCTTTCTGGCGCAGACACCGGACTATGACGGCGTGCTGTGCCTGCCCGGCACCCACACCAAATGGGCACACATCAGCGCCGGCGAGATCGTCAGCTTTCAAACCGCCATGACCGGAGAGTTGTTTGCGCTGTTGTCTGGGCAATCTGTTCTGCGCCATTCCATCGGCACAGGTTGGGATGATGCCGCCTTTGCCGAAGCGCTTTCAGATGCGATGTCGCGGCCGCAGGCCATCGCGGCCAAGCTGTTTCAGATCCGTGCAGAAAGTTTGCTGCACCCGCCCGCACCAGACAGCGCCCGCGCCCGACTTTCTGGCTTATTGATCGGGCTCGAACTGGCGGCGACAAAGCCCTATTGGCTGGGCCAGAGGATTGCCCTGATCGGTGATTCCGCCCTTTGCGCCCGATATGCCGAAGCGCTGGCCGCGCAAGGCTTGCAACCTGAACACACCAACGCGGACGAAATGACCCTTGCCGGGCTGTCTGCCGCGTATCAATCCCTCAAGGAGACCTCGTCATGA
- a CDS encoding Crp/Fnr family transcriptional regulator, translated as MAQTDLTIDWVERFAGLARLEPEIKQILLTRSAIVDVPKDTMIFGPDRSPENMLFLLDGTVRVQQVSETGHEIVLYRIHAGESCVLTTACLLAYEDYAAEGISETAVKAAAVPRDVFDDLVAGSKSFRDFVFAAFSKRITDLFRMIDEVAFQRLDVRLADRLIDLSEGADTISTTHQKLSVELGTAREVISRQLQEYQRRGWIAQGRGSITMTNRAALEQLAGHVG; from the coding sequence ATGGCGCAAACAGATCTGACCATCGATTGGGTCGAACGCTTTGCCGGACTGGCGCGGCTGGAACCGGAGATCAAACAGATCCTCCTGACCCGCAGTGCGATCGTTGACGTGCCCAAGGATACGATGATTTTTGGCCCGGACAGGTCACCGGAGAACATGCTGTTTCTTCTGGACGGCACGGTGAGGGTGCAACAAGTGTCCGAAACCGGCCATGAGATTGTGCTGTATCGCATTCACGCCGGGGAAAGCTGCGTGCTGACCACCGCCTGCTTACTGGCCTATGAGGATTACGCGGCTGAAGGCATCTCAGAAACCGCCGTGAAGGCAGCCGCCGTGCCCCGCGATGTTTTTGATGATCTGGTCGCCGGATCCAAGTCGTTTCGCGATTTTGTCTTTGCGGCTTTTTCCAAGCGGATCACCGATCTGTTTCGCATGATTGACGAGGTCGCCTTTCAACGGCTGGATGTGCGGTTGGCTGACCGGTTGATTGATCTGTCCGAAGGCGCTGACACGATATCGACGACCCACCAGAAGCTCTCGGTCGAGTTGGGCACAGCCCGCGAAGTGATTTCGCGGCAATTGCAAGAATACCAGCGCCGCGGCTGGATCGCACAGGGGCGAGGCAGCATCACCATGACCAACCGCGCCGCACTGGAACAACTGGCCGGGCACGTGGGTTAA
- a CDS encoding MBL fold metallo-hydrolase: protein MTYPVDLSVKPDVSAHFDEATNTITYIVKDPSSNHCAIIDSVMDINYAAGRITYDHADALIKEITDRGLTLDWIIETHVHADHLSAAPYLQEKLGGRIGVGEKILVVQDTFGKIFNEGTEFQRDGSQFDALFKDGDTYTVGNMQGFAMYTPGHTPACMVHVMGNAAFAGDTLFMPDGGSARADFPGGDAGQLYDSIQKVLSLPDEMRLFMCHDYGPNGRAIMWETTVAEQKADNIHVGGGKTREEFIKFRTERDKQLDVPKLIIPSLQVNMRAGEVPTDKDGNPMLKVPVNGL, encoded by the coding sequence ATGACCTATCCCGTTGATCTGTCGGTAAAGCCGGATGTCTCAGCCCATTTCGATGAGGCTACAAATACGATCACCTATATCGTCAAAGACCCCAGCAGCAATCACTGCGCGATCATCGACAGTGTAATGGATATTAACTACGCCGCAGGGCGGATCACATACGACCACGCTGATGCGCTGATCAAGGAGATCACGGATCGCGGGCTGACGCTGGATTGGATCATCGAGACCCATGTACACGCCGACCATCTGAGCGCCGCGCCCTATCTGCAGGAAAAACTGGGCGGCAGGATCGGTGTGGGGGAAAAGATTCTTGTGGTGCAGGACACCTTTGGCAAGATCTTTAACGAAGGCACCGAGTTTCAGCGCGATGGATCGCAATTTGACGCGTTATTCAAGGACGGCGACACCTATACCGTTGGCAACATGCAAGGCTTTGCCATGTACACGCCGGGCCATACGCCCGCCTGCATGGTACATGTGATGGGCAATGCGGCCTTTGCCGGGGATACGTTGTTTATGCCCGACGGCGGTTCGGCCCGCGCCGATTTCCCCGGCGGTGATGCAGGGCAGCTTTATGACAGCATTCAAAAGGTGTTGTCGTTGCCCGACGAGATGCGGCTGTTCATGTGTCACGACTACGGCCCCAACGGCCGCGCGATCATGTGGGAAACAACCGTGGCCGAACAGAAGGCCGACAACATTCATGTTGGCGGCGGCAAGACCCGTGAAGAGTTCATCAAGTTCCGCACAGAGCGTGACAAACAGCTCGACGTGCCCAAGCTGATTATCCCGTCCTTGCAGGTAAATATGCGCGCAGGCGAGGTGCCCACCGACAAAGACGGCAATCCAATGTTAAAGGTGCCGGTGAACGGGCTTTAG
- a CDS encoding YgaP family membrane protein, whose amino-acid sequence MTANVGSIDRVLRVVLGLILIALPFVSNMALFASGTATVIAVVVGLVLIATSAMRFCPLYRIFGIRTCKI is encoded by the coding sequence ATGACTGCCAATGTAGGTTCAATCGACCGTGTACTTCGTGTTGTTTTGGGACTGATTTTGATTGCCCTGCCGTTTGTGTCGAATATGGCCCTGTTTGCCAGTGGCACCGCGACCGTAATCGCCGTGGTGGTTGGGCTGGTGCTGATCGCTACATCTGCGATGCGGTTTTGCCCACTTTACCGGATCTTCGGCATCCGGACCTGCAAAATCTGA
- a CDS encoding SMP-30/gluconolactonase/LRE family protein has protein sequence MTAPEVFDDRICVLGEGPLWHPLRGQFFWFDILRKRLMSRIGEETLEWQFDEHVSAAGWVDENRLLVASETSLSTFDLNTGESEWVIGLEVDNTVTRSNDGRADPFGGFWIGTMGKSAEKGAGSIYRFYKGELRKLYGDISVSNAICFAPDGTCAYFTDTHSRQVMRQPLGPDGWPESDPVVFIDLREEGLNPDGAVVDSKGCIWVALWGAGQIARYDPQGRSLSAIDYPASQMTCPSFGGPDLTTLYATSAAVHLDETQGGQTFVLQTDVTGQREHQVIL, from the coding sequence ATGACCGCTCCTGAGGTTTTTGATGATCGCATATGTGTTCTTGGTGAAGGGCCGCTTTGGCATCCGCTGCGCGGTCAGTTCTTTTGGTTCGATATCCTGCGCAAACGGTTGATGAGCCGGATTGGTGAGGAAACTCTCGAATGGCAATTTGACGAACATGTCTCTGCTGCCGGTTGGGTCGATGAAAACCGCCTGCTCGTCGCATCGGAGACAAGCCTGTCAACCTTTGACCTGAACACCGGCGAAAGCGAATGGGTGATCGGGCTGGAGGTGGACAACACGGTCACACGGTCCAACGATGGCCGTGCCGACCCTTTCGGCGGCTTCTGGATCGGGACAATGGGCAAATCCGCCGAGAAAGGCGCGGGTTCGATCTATCGTTTCTACAAGGGTGAGCTGCGCAAGCTTTACGGCGATATTTCCGTGTCCAACGCCATTTGTTTCGCCCCGGACGGAACCTGCGCCTATTTCACCGACACCCATAGCCGGCAGGTCATGCGCCAACCCCTTGGGCCGGATGGTTGGCCCGAAAGCGATCCAGTGGTGTTTATCGATTTGCGCGAAGAGGGTTTGAATCCTGATGGCGCGGTGGTGGACAGTAAGGGGTGCATCTGGGTCGCGCTCTGGGGTGCCGGTCAAATTGCCCGCTATGATCCGCAGGGGCGGTCCCTATCGGCCATTGATTATCCTGCATCCCAGATGACCTGCCCCTCCTTTGGCGGGCCGGATCTGACCACGCTTTATGCAACGTCGGCGGCGGTGCATCTGGATGAGACACAGGGCGGACAGACTTTCGTGCTCCAGACTGATGTGACCGGACAGCGCGAACATCAGGTTATTCTATGA
- a CDS encoding beta-galactosidase: MTDLKRSLGTCYYPEHWPEEIWTEDARRMAEAGLTWVRIGEFAWSRLEAAPGEYTFGWLDRAIEILGAAGLKVVLGTPTATPPRWLVDKHPDMLARDAEGRPRGFGSRRHYCFSHVGYLAECSRIVTALAERYGRNPHVAAWQTDNEYGCHDTTISYSVAARDAFRGWLRARYPGAGNDGDIAALNAAWGNVFWSMEYDDFDQIELPNLTVTEPNPAHALAFRRFASDQVVAFNRAQVENIRAHSDAPITHNYMGRITDFDHFQVGEDLDFASWDSYPLGFLEDRVGADADHQRRFARQGDPDFQAFHHDLYRAVGKGRWWVMEQQPGPVNWAPSNPAPAPGMVRLWSWEAFAHGAEAVCYFRWRQAPFAQEQMHSGLLRIDSADAPGLDEARKVAAEIADAPDVSAAQAPVALIFDYDADAAWSVQPHGAGLSYFGLVFDTYKALRRLGLSVDILPPNTPDFTVYKLIVAPGLMHMPEPLKVALTKTQAQVVLGPRSGARDADMCIPLPMPPAIAGLDVTVARVESLRADMPRPLEGGGAIIGYCEELEGRAEVLERSEDGSAVVCASGHLRYVGAWLDQTALKRVLAAACANSGLETLDLPDAVRIRDTGKERFWFNYDLHAADVQGRHLPPLSVLRENLPD; the protein is encoded by the coding sequence ATGACCGATCTGAAACGCAGCCTCGGCACCTGCTATTACCCCGAACACTGGCCCGAAGAGATCTGGACCGAGGATGCCCGCCGGATGGCCGAGGCCGGGCTGACCTGGGTGCGCATCGGTGAATTTGCATGGTCTCGGCTGGAGGCGGCGCCGGGTGAATACACCTTTGGCTGGCTTGATCGCGCGATTGAGATTTTGGGCGCGGCAGGCCTCAAGGTCGTGCTGGGCACGCCCACCGCGACACCGCCGCGTTGGCTTGTGGACAAACATCCCGATATGCTGGCCCGCGATGCCGAAGGTCGCCCGCGCGGATTTGGATCGCGGCGGCACTATTGCTTTTCCCATGTGGGTTATCTTGCCGAATGCAGCCGCATCGTCACCGCATTGGCCGAACGCTATGGCCGGAACCCGCATGTGGCGGCATGGCAGACCGATAATGAATATGGCTGCCACGACACCACCATCTCCTACAGCGTTGCGGCCCGCGACGCCTTTCGCGGATGGTTGCGCGCCCGCTATCCCGGCGCTGGAAATGACGGGGATATTGCGGCGTTAAATGCCGCGTGGGGCAATGTGTTCTGGTCGATGGAATACGATGATTTTGACCAGATCGAGCTGCCCAACCTTACGGTGACGGAACCGAACCCCGCCCATGCGCTGGCCTTCCGCCGTTTTGCCTCGGATCAGGTTGTGGCATTCAACCGCGCGCAGGTTGAGAACATTCGGGCCCATTCGGATGCACCTATCACCCATAACTACATGGGCCGGATCACCGATTTTGACCATTTCCAGGTTGGCGAAGATCTGGATTTTGCCAGTTGGGACAGTTACCCGCTGGGCTTTCTCGAAGACCGCGTTGGCGCGGATGCGGACCATCAACGCCGCTTTGCCCGGCAGGGTGATCCGGATTTTCAGGCCTTTCACCACGATCTTTATCGTGCCGTTGGCAAGGGCCGCTGGTGGGTGATGGAACAACAACCCGGTCCGGTGAACTGGGCCCCGTCCAACCCCGCGCCCGCACCCGGCATGGTCCGGCTTTGGTCATGGGAAGCCTTTGCCCACGGGGCCGAGGCGGTGTGTTACTTCCGTTGGCGGCAGGCACCCTTTGCGCAGGAACAGATGCACAGCGGTCTGCTCAGGATCGACAGCGCCGATGCGCCGGGCCTGGATGAGGCCCGCAAGGTCGCTGCCGAGATTGCCGATGCGCCGGATGTTTCCGCCGCGCAGGCTCCGGTTGCCCTGATCTTTGACTATGACGCCGATGCCGCTTGGTCGGTGCAACCCCATGGCGCGGGGCTCAGTTATTTTGGGCTTGTGTTTGACACCTACAAGGCGCTGCGGCGGTTGGGGCTTTCGGTGGACATTCTGCCGCCCAACACACCCGATTTCACGGTTTACAAGCTCATTGTTGCACCCGGGCTCATGCATATGCCAGAGCCGCTGAAGGTGGCGCTGACAAAGACGCAGGCGCAGGTTGTTTTGGGGCCGCGCAGCGGGGCGCGGGATGCGGATATGTGCATTCCCCTGCCGATGCCGCCTGCAATTGCGGGGTTGGATGTCACCGTCGCGCGGGTGGAAAGCCTTCGCGCGGACATGCCCAGACCATTGGAAGGGGGCGGCGCGATCATCGGGTATTGCGAAGAATTGGAAGGCCGTGCAGAGGTGCTGGAGCGCAGTGAGGATGGCAGTGCCGTGGTCTGCGCCTCCGGGCATCTGCGCTATGTCGGTGCGTGGCTGGATCAGACAGCATTGAAACGGGTTCTGGCTGCCGCCTGTGCCAATTCGGGACTGGAGACATTGGACCTGCCAGATGCGGTGCGCATACGCGACACAGGAAAGGAACGGTTCTGGTTCAACTACGACCTGCACGCCGCAGACGTTCAAGGGCGGCACCTGCCGCCCCTTTCGGTCTTGCGAGAGAACTTGCCGGACTAA
- a CDS encoding N-formylglutamate amidohydrolase: protein MTDTQNQEQTEVVQVVNPAAGSSVVLVCEHASHYIPDHFQNLGLSGDALTSHAAWDPGAMPVARRLAERLDAVLVASCVTRLVYDCNRPPEAPDAMPPKSEIFDIPGNQNLSQSQRDARTAAYYLPFRDAVAKTAAQVAEPVIVTIHSFTPVYHGKTRAVEIGVLHDSDTRLADAMLQNAADHTDAVVQRNAPYGPEHGVTHTLKEHGIANGHMNVMLEIRNDLIDTPERQIAMADMIAGWLSSAYKLTQAKGAVTCVA from the coding sequence ATGACAGACACACAGAATCAAGAACAGACAGAAGTTGTGCAAGTGGTTAACCCCGCAGCTGGCTCTTCTGTTGTGTTGGTCTGCGAACATGCCTCGCATTATATTCCTGATCATTTTCAGAATCTTGGCCTTTCTGGAGACGCTTTGACCAGTCACGCGGCCTGGGATCCCGGCGCGATGCCGGTGGCACGGCGGTTGGCCGAACGGCTGGACGCGGTGCTGGTGGCCAGCTGTGTGACGCGCCTTGTCTATGACTGCAACCGCCCGCCCGAAGCGCCGGATGCGATGCCGCCCAAAAGCGAGATTTTCGACATTCCGGGCAACCAAAACCTGTCGCAGTCCCAGCGCGATGCGCGGACAGCCGCCTATTACCTGCCCTTCCGCGATGCCGTGGCCAAGACCGCGGCACAAGTGGCCGAGCCCGTGATCGTCACCATTCACAGTTTCACTCCGGTCTATCACGGCAAGACCCGCGCGGTAGAAATTGGCGTGCTGCATGACAGCGACACGCGGCTTGCCGATGCGATGCTGCAAAATGCAGCGGATCACACGGATGCGGTGGTGCAGCGCAATGCGCCCTACGGCCCCGAGCATGGCGTGACCCATACTTTGAAAGAGCACGGTATCGCCAACGGGCATATGAACGTGATGCTGGAAATCCGCAATGATCTGATCGACACGCCAGAGCGCCAGATAGCCATGGCCGATATGATCGCCGGATGGCTCTCAAGCGCCTATAAACTGACCCAGGCAAAAGGGGCCGTGACATGCGTGGCGTGA